Genomic DNA from Parvivirga hydrogeniphila:
GAGCGCCATGATGTCGTACACGAGCTGCGGCAGCTCTGTCGTCACGGGCAGCCCCAGATCGCGCGCTTGGCGAGCGGTGATCGGGTAGTCGTGCGTGTAGACGCCTGTTGCGAGCGTTTCGGCGAGCTGCTCGGCCGCCGCGCGGTCCATGCGCTCCTCCACGAGCTCGATGACCGTCTCTTTCACCTGGCGTATCGCTTTGGCTGCCACGTCGGCGAGGATAAGGGTCTCGTCGTCGACCTTGTCGATTGGCTTCTGCTCGAGCACGCGCAGGACAGACGCGGCAGGCTGCTGGCCAAGCTGCGGGTCGACGGGCCCCAAGACGGCGTTCTCGTCCATGACGATCTCGTCGGCCGCAAGCGCGATGAGCGTGCCGCCTGACATCGCGTAGTGCGGGACGAAGACCGTGACCTTCGCCGGATGTCGGCACAGCGCCCGAGCGACCTGCTCGGCGGCGAGCACCAGCCCGCCAGGAGTGTGGATCACGACGTCGATAGGCACGTCGTCGTCGGTCATCTTGATCGCACGGAGTATCGCTTCGGAATCGTCGATGTCGATGTAGCGGAAGATCGGGAAGCCCAGCAGGCTCATGGTCTCTTGCCGGTGGATGAGCACGATGACGCGGCTGCCGCGCTCCCGCTCCAGCCGGGCTATGGTGCGCAAGCGCTCCATCTGCAGCATGCGCTGACGCAGCACCGGCTGCAGCGACGACAGGATGAAGAAGAGCCACACCAGCGAGAAGAAGTCCACTGCCCACCCCCTGCTATCACACGCGAAGAGATGCAACAGCACGCCGTTGCCTGCAGTATTCCAGTGCGCGACCGACGGCGCAACACCACGCGCAAGAGGTCTTGCGGATTTCTTAGCATATGCTAAGATGCAGCGTGAACGACTACGAATACCATGGCGAGCTTCGCGTGGAGGACGACGTGATGAGCGTGCGCAGACAGCAGTACGGATACGGCAGGGGATACGGCAGGGGATACGGCAGGGGATACGGCAGGGCCGCCGGCTCGGTGTCCCGCGACGGCGAGCCGAGCATCTGCGTGCTGGCAGATGACGAACCCGCCACCGTGGTGCGCATCGAAGGCGGCCACCACCTGGCGGCGCGCCTGCACAACCTGGGCATCCTGCCGGGCAAGCGCATCAGGAAGCTGGGAACGATGCCCGGGAGCGGTCCGGTGATGATCGACTGCGACGGTGTGCGGGTCGCCCTCGGGCGAGGCATGGCCGAGCGTGTCGTCGTGCAACCGCTGCGTGACTCTGGCGGGACGCAGGAGTCCGAGCAGTGAGCGACGCAGCCTGCTGCTCCACCGGTAGCGAGCTCTCGCTGGAGGGCCGCGGCCCACGCCGCGTGCTCTTGGTCGGCAATCCGAATGTCGGGAAAAGCGTCGTCTTCTCGCGCCTGACCGGAGTTGGGACGGTCTCGTCGAACTACCCTGGCACCACCGTCAGCTTCCTCGAGGGCCGCATGCGGCTCGGCGGCGAGCAGGTGCCGGTCATAGACGTCCCAGGATCGTACAGCCTTGAGCCGACATGCCCGGCCGAGGAGGTCGCGTGCCGCGTGCTGAGGGACGGCGGGATCATCGTGAACGTGGTCGACGCCACCAACCTCGAACGCAACCTCGCGCTCACGTTGCAGCTCCGCGCGATGGGTCTTCCGATGGTCGTCGCGCTCAATCTGTGGGACGAGGCTAGGCACCGCGGCGTCCACATCGACCTCGCGCGGCTGTCCGAGATTCTCGGGGTGCCCGTGGTCGCGACCTCGGCGGTCTCGGGCGAGGGTCTGCCCGATCTCGTGCGCGCGATCGAGCAGGTAGCAGATGCGCCTGCGCCGGAACCGCTCGAATACGAGGACCTCTGGGCCGAAGTCGGTACGATCGTCACCGAGGTCCAGCAGCTTGAGCATCGGCACCACACCTGGCGCGACGTCGTCGAAGAGATCAGCATCCGTCCCGTCACAGGGATCCCGTTCGGGATCCTCGTCATCCTGGCGTCGTTTGCGGCTGTGCGGCTGATCGGCGAGTCCATCATCTCCTACGTCACAGATCCGCTCTTCGAGCGGTTGTGGCGCCCCGTCATCGAGGCGCTGTCGTCCGCGCTCGGCGGGGGTGGGCTCCTGCACGATCTGCTCGTCGGCTCGTACGTCGTGGTCGATGGCGTGCGGCAGATCGACTTCTCGCTGTCGCTCGGCGTGCTCAGCACCGGTCTGTACGTGAGCCTCGGGGCAGTGATGCCGTACGTGATCGCGTTCTACGTGGTTCTCGGCGTCCTAGAAGACGTCGGCTACCTACCACGTCTCGCCGTGTTGCTCGACGGCGTCATGCACCGGCTGGGGCTGCACGGCTACGCGGTCATCCCGGTCATCTTGGGGTTCGGCTGCAACGTTCCGGGCATCCTCGCGACGCGCGTGCTCGATACGCCTCGCGAGCGGTTCATCGCAGCCACGCTGATTTCTGTCGGCGTGCCGTGCGCCGCGCTGCAAGCGATGATCATGGCACTCCTGGCGCCCTTCGGCATCAAGTACGTCGCGCTCGTCTACGGGGCGCTAGCGGTCGTGTGGTTCGTGCTCGGCACCATACTGCGGCTGACCAGCAAGGACTTCTTGCCGGAGATGCTGCTTGAGATCCCGCCGTACCGTCTGCCGTCGTGGAGTACCCTTGCGAAGAAGCTGTGGATGCGGCTCAAGGGCTACCTCTTGGACGCGACGCCCGTCGTGCTCATCGGCGTGGCCGTCATCGGTATCGTGAGCCACACGGGCGTGTTCGAGAGCATCGCGGCTGCGATCGCTCCAGCGATGCGCACGCTGTTCGGATTGCCGCCGGAGACCGCGCTCGCAATCGTCCTCGGTTTCTTCCGGAAGGACCTCGCGGTCGGCATGCTGGCGCCATTGTCCCTCCCGCCGCTGGCCCTCGTGAAAGCGTCGGTGATGCTTGCGGTGACGTTCCCATGCGTGGCGTCATACACGGTGCTCCTGCGCGAGCTCGGCGCGAAGAAGACCGCGCTCGCGACCGGCATCATGGTGGCGACCTCGCTCACCACCGGCGTCGTGATGAACCTGGTCTTCTAGCCACCGAGCATCCGCAGCAGGCGAAGCGCATCACGTGGCGCGTGACCTTCCGCGTCGTTGTTGAAATACACGTAGCAGTCGCGCCCGCTCTCGCGTTCGCGCGCGAGGTAGGTGCCCCACGGCTCGAGCGCAGTCTCGTCGTAGGCGCCGCGGTACAACGGAAGCCCGTGGAAGCGCGCGTACACGAAGGAGGCCGTCGCCACGAACCGGGCAGGCAGCGTCTCGCTGCTCACGTTCACCATGGCGACGTCGTGACGTCGCAGAAGCGAGAACACCTCTTCTGCCAGCCACGACTCGTGGCGGAACTCGATCGCATGACGAAGGGGCGTGCAATCCAGCAGCGCGAGGAAGGCCTCGAGGAGTGCATCGTCGCGAACGAGCGATGGCGGCAGCTGCCACAGGACCACCTCGAGCTTGGGGCCCAGGCGCGCGACGCGCTCGAGGAAGCCGCTGACGGGTTCGGCGACGTCCCGCAGCCGGCGGACGTGCGTGACCAGCCGCGAGCCCTTCACGGCGAAGACGAAGCCTGGCGGTGTGGCGTCGCGCCACGCGTCGACAGCCCGTTCGCTGGGCGTGCGGTAGAAGGTCGCGTTGACTTCCACCGTCGCGAAGCGCTCGGCGTAGCTCGCGAGACGCTGGGCGGGCGGAAGGCCGCGCGGGTAGACGACCCCGGTCCAGTGGGGATACGACCAGCCGCTCGTCCCCACGAGCAGGCGGCCGAGAGGCGTGGAGCTCATCGCGGTCGTCCCTCCTCGAGCGCTCGCAGCGCGGCTGCTGCCTCCGTGACCCCGCGGGCGGCGTTCCGGGCGAGCACAGAGGCGGTGTGTGCGAGCGCCAGCGGCTCTGGCACACGCCGGCGGCCCGTCGACCATTCGAGCGCGAGCGCGATCGCGCTGTCGAGGTCGGTGAGGTGCCCCGGGGAGACGTAGACCTGCTTCGAGCGGGACTTCAACCGCACCGCCGCACCGTGCGCGCCCCACTCCTTCGTCAGCACCAGCGCCTCGCCGCGCTCCGGTCCCGGCGAGCGATCGATCGCGTGGAACGGCGTCTTTGCGACGCCGACGGTCGGCACGCCTGCGAGCACGCCGAGGTGCGAAGCGAGGCCGAGCCCGCGCTCGTGCACGACGCCGTGCCCGTCCACGAACACGACACCGGGGGCAGACCGGAGCGCTCGAAGCGCTGCCAGGAGCAACCTCCCCTCGCGGAACGCGAGGTAGCCGGGTGCGTACGGCGAGTCCGGCTCGCCTTCGACGATGGCGACGTCAAGGACGCGGAGGCCGCGGTCCATGGCGACGGCCGCCGCCCACATCGCCGATCCGTCGAGAGCGTAGGCGGCGTCGAGCCCGGCCGCCACGAGAGGCGAGCCTGGGCCTGACGCCGGAAGGGGCGCTTGGACGACGAGCGTAGCGAGCCGGCGCTGGATGTCCGCGGCCTGGCGCCGGCTCACGCGCCACGGATGCTCGCGCGGCGCGTCGGCGCCGAGCGGTGGCGGTGTCGCCCGTGCGTTCACCGCAGCACCTCACTTCCCGAGCATCCCGAACCCGTAGCCTTGGTCTCTCAGCCCGGCGATGGCCTCGTCGAGCGCGTCTGCATCGCTCGACGAGACCGCGTGCAGCAGGTAGATGGCACCGGGGTGGCTCCCGTCGAGGATGCGTCGTACCGTTACGTCGACGGGCGGCTGGTCGTCGACCACCCAGTCGCGGTGCGCGAAGCTCCAGAAGACGGACTCGTAGCCGAGCGCGGCCGTACGGTAGAGCGAAAGCGCGCTGTACTCGCCTTTCGGTGGCCGGAAGACGCGCGCGAGGCGCGCGCCGCCGGTCACCTCGGCGAACGCGTCTTCCACGCGCGTCATCTCACGCGCGAACGCGGCCGGATCGTTCGCGAGCGACGGCATCGAAGGGTGCGTGGCGCTGTGGTTGCCGACCGCGTGCCCCTCGCGCACCATGCGGCGCACGAGGTCGGGGTTGGCGCGCACGTAGCTCTCAGTGACGAAGAAGGTCGCCTTCACGTGGTTGCGCGCGAGCGCGTCGAGGATGTGCGACGTCTGCCCGTTCTCGTAGCCGGCATCGAAGGTGAGGTACACACGCCGCGGGTCCGGACCGACGTAGCGGCCGCGGTAGCGATCGAGCAACGCCGAGGCCGCTGCCGGCACCGCGGGCACCTGATGCTTCGCGTTCGGCGTGTAGTACCAGCTTCTGAGGCTGTTGTCTGCAGGCGCTGGACCGATCTCTGTGACAGACCCGTCCGGTTCCGGTGAGGGAGTGCGCTGTCGCGTGACGCCGCCGATCCCGGGCTGCTCGCTCGTGACGACCGCCGCGGGCTCCCCGGTCGCGTCCGGCAGCGGCTCGATGGGGGCGCGCCACGGCGCAGGCGAGCATGCCGCCGCGAGCAGCAACGCGATAAGGGTAAGCGCACCAAGAACGGTCCGGCCATGCTGCACGGCTACCTCCATCGGCTCGCTGGATACCATCGTACCCGCCACGAGAACGGATCTCCTCGCCGACCCGTATACTGTGCCCATGCCGACACCTGCGTCGATATCCCTGAGGATCTCCACGCTCACCGGCGCGCTCGCTTCGCTCGGGCGGCCGCTTGCTGTTCTTATCGGTGCGTGCGTCGTGCTCGTCGCGCTGACGATCGTCGTCCCAGCGCTCCGAAGCCGGCTTCGCGAGGCGGCCGCCGCGCTGCTTGCTGCGTTGACGCTCGGCGAGGCGGCGCTCGGCTGGTTCCACGTGCGCCTGGGCCAGACGTGCGTCGTGGTGGAGCCGCAGTCCGGGAAGGTGCTCGGCGGCTTCGCGCTGCCGTTGTGGATCGAGTCCGAGAAGCTCTACGCGCTTGCGCTCCTTATGGCGATCATCGCGGTGGTGGCGAGGAGGCACGGAGACGAGCTGCGCCCGCTGCTCGCTGGGGCCGCTGCCGCGCTGGCTGCCGGGGCGCTCGCGATCGGCCGTCCGTTCACGGCGCCGCTGCCGGACTTCCTCGCGCAGTACCAGGGCTACCTCGCCGCGTGGGGCTCAGGTGACGCGCGGGCCGCTGCGCAGGCGTTCGCTGCCATCGAAGGCTCGCGGCAGTACTTCTACAACGCGTGGTACATGTGGGTGCATCCGCCGCTGCTGTTCTTAAGCTACGGCGCCTTCGCCGTATCGTTCGCCGCGACCGTGCTCATGGTCGCGCACCGGCGCTCCTCGTATGAGCAGACCGCGTACCGCTGGGCGCGTCTTGGCTACCTCCCGCTGACAGCAGGCATGGTCGTTGGCATGCCCTGGGCGATCATCGCCTGGAAGGGCGAGGCATGGTGGTGGTCGGGCAAGGTCAACATGTCGCTCATGATGTGGGCGCTGTACACGGCCTACCTCCACGGACGGCTGTACCTGCGGCGACCTGGCATGTGGAAGATCGTAGCGGTGCTCTCTGCCGTGGCGTTCGTGGCGCTCGTGCTCACGTACCTCACGACGTACCTCGTGCCAGGCGTCCACTCGGTGGCGTGAGAGAGGAAGCACGATGCTGAAGCGGCAGCGCGTATCGTGGGACTTCGCGTTGACGGTCGCCACCGTCGCGCTGCTCGGCGCGCTCGGCGTGCAGTCGCTCGTCGGAACGCTGTACGCGTGGTGGGCGTATCGGACGCAGCCAGGGTGGGAGGCGAGCGGCTATCCGGTGTTCGTCTCGGCGATGAACGCCGTAGCAGCGCCGCTTGCGATCGCGCTTGTCGTCGTCATGGGCCTGTGCGTCCCGAAGCGGCTGTTCACCCGTAGCGCCCTTATCGCTGTCTCGCTTGGCGGGCTGGGGCTTGGTGCGGCTGCGTGGGCGCTCACGGGCTCGCTGCGCACCGGGCTTGCAGCGTATCTCGCCGTGTCGGCGCTCCTGCAGGTCGCGGTGGTGCTGCTCACGGTGACCGGCGCAGGAGGGCTTCGTTACCTCACGGAGAGCGGGACTGCGAAGGCCGGCTCGGGGTTGCTGCACCTCGGCTTCATCGTGTTCGCCTTGACGGTGGTGGCGCTGCAGTCATCGCCGCTGATGCTGCCGGCGTTCCTCGCTTCGGCGCTCCTGCTCACCGGCGGCTCGGCGCTGTCGTTCTATGCGCGGCGTGCGCCTTCCGAGGCGTCAGGCAGCTCCACGTAAGCGGGTGCCGGGCGCGGGTCGGGGAACCACTCGGCGTGCACGTCGCCTTTGGCGATGCGCTCGATCGGCAGCCGCACGTACCGGCCGGAGGCCTGCACTGCGACGTCGCCGTTCTCGAGCACGATCTCGCTGGACCCCTCGAAGATGCGGCCACGGTCGACGTCGATCCGCGCCACGAGGATCGCGGGCCTGCCGATCGGCACCGGCTTGCGGTATCGGACCGACAGGTCGACCGTCACGCCCCAGGCTTCGGCGTTGCGAATGGAGACCGCTCGGCCGATGGCCTCGTCCAGAAGCGCGCTCGCGACGCCTCCATGCAGGCGACCGGGGTAGCTTTGATGTTCGCGCGTGGGCGTGAAGAGCACGACGACCTCGTCGGCCTCGGTCTCGAGGAACTGCGCGTGCAGCCCGGCAGGGTTCTCGAGCCCGCAGCAGAAGCACGACGCGCTCACGTTCTGTGCGTGGCGGACGGCGTGCCGGATCACGGGCGATCCTCGACCGATCGACGCCGCTAGCCGCGGCCGATGCCGCGTCGTTCGACGGCAACGAAGCTGCCAGGCTGCTGCTTGGCGTACTCGAGCAGGTCATGTCCCTCGTCCATCAGCTCGATGACCGAGGTGGGGAATCGCTCGACGACAGGCACGACCGCTGCGGAGAGCGCAAGCGGCCCGAAGCGCTTCTTCTCGCCAGTACGGTCGGTGATGACGAAGCCGCCGCTCTCGCGGTCCTCGTCCTCGTAGAAGTCCAAGACGCTGCTGTCGAAGGCAGCGACGGCGTTGCGCGCGACCTCCTCGGCCTTCTCCGGGTCGCACGTCACCACGAAATCGTCCCCGCCGAGGTGGCCGACGAAGGCGTCCCCGCACTCCGCGAAGTTCACGGCCTCCAGCACGACCTCGGCGACGTGGCGGATCAAGAGATCGCCGCGCGCGTGCCCGTAGCGGACGTTGAACGCGCGGAAGTCGTCGATGTCGAAGAAGATGACAGCGAACGGTTTGCGGCGCGCAAGCAGGAATCCTAGCCGCTCTTCGGTGAGCGCGTTCGACGGCAGCCCCGTGAGCGCGTTCGCGAAGCGCTCGCGCCGCATCCGGCGGACCACCATCTCGATGCGCGCGTCCAGAACCAACGGGTCGATGGGTTTGGCGATGAAGTCGTCGGCGCCCGATTCGATCGACATGACCTCGAAGCCGGAGCGGCCGAGGCCGGTCGCCATGATCACGGGCACGTACCGTGTGCGCGGATCGGCCTTGACGCGCTTGCACACCTCGAAGCCGTCGATGTCGGGGAGGTTGATGTCGAGCACGATGATGTCCGGGATGGTCTCGGCGAGCGCCTGCAGCGCCCCCACGCCGTCGTTCGCGGTGAGCACGGTGTAGCCGCGCTCTTCGAGGGTCATCTGCGTCATCTGGCGCAGCGTCTGGGAGTCCTCCACGATCAGCACGGTGCCTTTGTGCGCTGCGGTGCGCTTCACGTTCTCACCCGTCCCGTTCCCGCGCAGCCGCGATGTCCCCCTTCAGCCATTCGCGACGAGCGTCCACCTCTTGCCACAGTAGCATTCTTCCCGCTCGTGGCAATCCCTGCACCTGGTGGTCTGTGCGGGTATGATAGCCGTGGCGACGGAAGGAGCGGCATGGACGGATCCCAAGTCGTGCGGGCGCGGCTGTTCGGCGCGCTCCGCACGTGGGCGCTCGAGCGAGGCAAGCCGGCGACCCTCGAGGTCGCAGTCCCGTCAGGCGGCATGATGGCGCGCGACATGGCTCGGCAGGCCGGCCTTCCGCTGGACCTCATCGAAGGCGTGTTCGTCGACGGCAGGGTCTACGGCGCTGATCGCGTGATCTTCCCGGGCCAACGGGTCGCCTTCGTGCCGAAGGGGACGCCGGGCCCGCACCGGGTGTTCCTCGGGCTGTACGACGCGGGCAAGCGGGAGAGCTGGACGTGACGGAGCGCGATCGCGTGCGTGTGCCGGCGGATCGGCTGCCTGCGTACCGCGTCATCGACTTCCACACGCACGTCTTCCCGGAAGACGTGGCGGGTCGGGCGCTCGCGGGCATGATCGACCGGACGCACATGCGAGCGTACTACGACGGCACTCTCGCAGGGCTGCTTGCTGAGATGGACCGTGCCGGCGTCGGCGTGTCGGTGCTGGCTCCGGTGGCCACGAAGCCATCCCAAGTACGGTCGATCAACGACTGGACGGCGTCGCGCACCTCGTGGCGGATTCGGGCGCTCGGCGCCATCCACCCAGGGCTCGAGAATGCCGTGGAGGAGCTGGAGCGCCTTGCCGCTCTCGGGCTCGTGGGCATCAAGCTGCATCCCGAGTTCCAGTCGTTCCACCCGGAAGACGAGCGCATGCGCAGCGTGTACGACGCGTGCGGGCGGCTCGGGCTCATCGTGCTCTTCCACGCCGGAGAGGATCCTAACTTCGAGACCGTTTCCGGCGAGCCGCAGACCTTCGCCAGGCTCGCCGAGCGCCATCCCGAAACCACCTTCGTGCTCGCGCACATGGGCGGCTACCGGATGTGGGACGAGGCCGTGCGGATCCTCGCTGGCGCGCCCGTGTACCTGGACACCTCGCACGCGACCGAGTTCTTCAAGCCGGCGGAGTTCCGCGACCTCGTCAAGGCGTACGGCGCCGATCGGGTGCTGTTCGCGAGCGATGGACCGTGGACCGACGCGGCGGCCGCGCTTCAGGCGGTGCGGTCCTGCGGGCTCGATCCGCAAGACGTCGAACGCATCGTGTGGAGCAACGCCGCGTCGCTGCTCGGTATGGACTGAAGAAAAAGCGTGCAATCTTCCAAGAAGTCGCGTATAGTGCGATGCGGGCCGGATGGAAGGCCCACGGATTCGCGGCGTGACACCCGCGTGTCGCGGGAAGCGTCACGTCGCTTTGTTTTGCCCTGCGGGGCGGAAGGAATGGTTTGCATGGCACAGGGAACGGTCAAGTGGTTCAACCCGGACAAGGGCTACGGCTTCATCTCGCATGAGGGCGGGGACGACGTGTTCGTCCACTTCAGCGCGATCCAGGGCGACGGCTTCAAGAGCCTCGACGAGGGTCAGGCTGTGGAGTTCGAGATCGCTGACGGCCAGAACGGCAAGAAGCAGGCGGCGAACGTCCGCAAGCTCTAAACAGAAACCGCGCAAGCGTGCGGAGGGGCGGTCCATCTGGGGCCGCCCCTCCGTTTTTCTGTCAGAGGCTCGGGATATGATGGAGAAGGACGGCCAGGAAGGAGGCGCGGTGCCGCTCACGGTGGCAGTCATCGGAGGCGCGAACACGGACATCTTCGGGCTGGCCGGCGCGCCGGTGATCCCCGGCGACTCCGCGCCAGGGACCGTGCGGATCAGTCCGGGAGGCGTGGGACGCAACGTCGCCGAGAACCTCGCCCGCCTCGGTTGCGACGTGCGGCTCGTCACGGCGGTCGGCGAAGGCGTGGAGTCGGAGGCGCTCGTGGCGGAGTGCCGTCGCCTCGGCATCGACGTCCGCGTCGCGCCCGCGCCGGGTCTGCCGTGCCCACGGTACGTCTGCATCGTGGACGAGGCAGGGCTTCCGGTCGGTGGCGTGTCGGACATGCGCGCGATCGAGCGCCTGGTGCCGGAGGCGGTCGAGCAGTTCAGGGCAGCCATCGAAGGGGCGGACGCGATCGTGCTCGACGCGAATCTTCCCGAGGCGACGATCGCCTGGTCGTGCGAGCAGTGGCGCGACAGGCCGGTGATGGCAGACGCGGTGTCCGTCACCAAGGCGTCGCGCATCGGCCGGTGTCTCGCCGGCATGCACACGCTCAAGGCGAATGCAGACGAAGCCGCGGCCATCACCGGCACGGCATCGAAAGACCTTGCGCGAGCAGCAGAAGAGCTGCAGTCCCGTGGGGTGCATCGCGCGATCCTGACCGAAGGCGCCAACGGCGGGTTGCTGGCCGAAGGCGGATCGAGGGTGCCCTTCAAGGCGATCCCTGTCCGAGCGGCGAACGCGACAGGCGCAGGCGATGCGTTCATGGCAGGCGTCGTGTACGGCACCGTGGCTGGCTTCGACCCTCCGCGGATGCTTGCGTTCGCAGCGGCGATGGCAGCATTCGCGCTCGAGAGCGAGCGGACTGTGAGCGAGGCCATCAGCCTCGAGTCGGTTATGCGGCGTGCTGAGGAGGCGCTCGCGTGAGCGAGATCATGCAGGTGGCTCCGGAGGTCCTTGAGGCGCTCGAGAAGCGCCTGCCGGTTGTCGCCCTGGAGTCGACGATCATCTCGCACGGATTCCCCTACCCGGCGAACCTCGAGTGCGCGCTCACGGCCGAGCGCGTCGCGCGCGAGGAAGGTGCCGTGCCTGCGACCATCGCGATCGTCGGCGGCGTCGTCAGGGTGGGGCTTTCGCGAAGCGACATCGAGCGGCTCGCGGCCGCGAAAGACGTCGCGAAGGCGAGCACGCGCGACATCGGCACGCTCGTCGCGCTCGGGCGCACAGGGGCGACGACGGTGGCCGCGACCATGGCGATCGCCCGGCGGGCCGGCATCCGCATCTTCGCGACAGGGGGGATCGGCGGCGTGCACCGAGGCGGCCAGTCGACGATGGACGTCTCGGCGGATCTCGAGGAGCTGGCGCGCACGCGCGTCGCGGTGGTGTGCGCAGGCGCGAAGTCGGTGCTCGACATCGGACGGACGCTGGAGTACCTCGAGACGCGCGGAGTGCCTGTTCTCGGCTACCAGACCGACGATTTCCCGGCCTTCTACACGCGGACCAGCGGTTTTCCGGTCGACGCGCGGCTTCAGGACCCGGGCGAAGCAGCCCGCGTGCTGCGCGTGCGCGACGAGCTCGACATGCCGGGAGGCGAGGTGATCGCGAACCCGATCGCCCCGCACGACGAGATCCCGCCCGCGGAGGTCGAAGCGGCAGTGGAGGCGGCGCTTCGCGATGCCGACCGTCAGCGCATATCCGGCAAGGCGGTCACACCGTTCTTGCTCGCTCGGATCCACGAGATGTCCGGAGGGCGGAGCGAGCAGGCGAACAAGGCGCTCGTGTACAGCAACGTGCGCCTGGCTGCGCGGATCGCGCATGCCTACCAGATGCGGTAGGCGCCGTTGCGCTCCTCCACCTCGAGCGGGCAGCCGAACAGGTCCGAGAGCCGAGCGCTCGTCAGGACGTCCCAC
This window encodes:
- a CDS encoding SDH family Clp fold serine proteinase, yielding MDFFSLVWLFFILSSLQPVLRQRMLQMERLRTIARLERERGSRVIVLIHRQETMSLLGFPIFRYIDIDDSEAILRAIKMTDDDVPIDVVIHTPGGLVLAAEQVARALCRHPAKVTVFVPHYAMSGGTLIALAADEIVMDENAVLGPVDPQLGQQPAASVLRVLEQKPIDKVDDETLILADVAAKAIRQVKETVIELVEERMDRAAAEQLAETLATGVYTHDYPITARQARDLGLPVTTELPQLVYDIMALYPQTAQRRPSVEYIPSPRSKGPVDMG
- a CDS encoding FeoA family protein, producing MNDYEYHGELRVEDDVMSVRRQQYGYGRGYGRGYGRGYGRAAGSVSRDGEPSICVLADDEPATVVRIEGGHHLAARLHNLGILPGKRIRKLGTMPGSGPVMIDCDGVRVALGRGMAERVVVQPLRDSGGTQESEQ
- a CDS encoding ferrous iron transporter B, translating into MSDAACCSTGSELSLEGRGPRRVLLVGNPNVGKSVVFSRLTGVGTVSSNYPGTTVSFLEGRMRLGGEQVPVIDVPGSYSLEPTCPAEEVACRVLRDGGIIVNVVDATNLERNLALTLQLRAMGLPMVVALNLWDEARHRGVHIDLARLSEILGVPVVATSAVSGEGLPDLVRAIEQVADAPAPEPLEYEDLWAEVGTIVTEVQQLEHRHHTWRDVVEEISIRPVTGIPFGILVILASFAAVRLIGESIISYVTDPLFERLWRPVIEALSSALGGGGLLHDLLVGSYVVVDGVRQIDFSLSLGVLSTGLYVSLGAVMPYVIAFYVVLGVLEDVGYLPRLAVLLDGVMHRLGLHGYAVIPVILGFGCNVPGILATRVLDTPRERFIAATLISVGVPCAALQAMIMALLAPFGIKYVALVYGALAVVWFVLGTILRLTSKDFLPEMLLEIPPYRLPSWSTLAKKLWMRLKGYLLDATPVVLIGVAVIGIVSHTGVFESIAAAIAPAMRTLFGLPPETALAIVLGFFRKDLAVGMLAPLSLPPLALVKASVMLAVTFPCVASYTVLLRELGAKKTALATGIMVATSLTTGVVMNLVF
- a CDS encoding DUF72 domain-containing protein, with the translated sequence MSSTPLGRLLVGTSGWSYPHWTGVVYPRGLPPAQRLASYAERFATVEVNATFYRTPSERAVDAWRDATPPGFVFAVKGSRLVTHVRRLRDVAEPVSGFLERVARLGPKLEVVLWQLPPSLVRDDALLEAFLALLDCTPLRHAIEFRHESWLAEEVFSLLRRHDVAMVNVSSETLPARFVATASFVYARFHGLPLYRGAYDETALEPWGTYLARERESGRDCYVYFNNDAEGHAPRDALRLLRMLGG
- a CDS encoding endonuclease V, which encodes MNARATPPPLGADAPREHPWRVSRRQAADIQRRLATLVVQAPLPASGPGSPLVAAGLDAAYALDGSAMWAAAVAMDRGLRVLDVAIVEGEPDSPYAPGYLAFREGRLLLAALRALRSAPGVVFVDGHGVVHERGLGLASHLGVLAGVPTVGVAKTPFHAIDRSPGPERGEALVLTKEWGAHGAAVRLKSRSKQVYVSPGHLTDLDSAIALALEWSTGRRRVPEPLALAHTASVLARNAARGVTEAAAALRALEEGRPR
- a CDS encoding polysaccharide deacetylase family protein, with the translated sequence MAGTMVSSEPMEVAVQHGRTVLGALTLIALLLAAACSPAPWRAPIEPLPDATGEPAAVVTSEQPGIGGVTRQRTPSPEPDGSVTEIGPAPADNSLRSWYYTPNAKHQVPAVPAAASALLDRYRGRYVGPDPRRVYLTFDAGYENGQTSHILDALARNHVKATFFVTESYVRANPDLVRRMVREGHAVGNHSATHPSMPSLANDPAAFAREMTRVEDAFAEVTGGARLARVFRPPKGEYSALSLYRTAALGYESVFWSFAHRDWVVDDQPPVDVTVRRILDGSHPGAIYLLHAVSSSDADALDEAIAGLRDQGYGFGMLGK
- the ccsA gene encoding cytochrome c biogenesis protein CcsA, whose product is MPTPASISLRISTLTGALASLGRPLAVLIGACVVLVALTIVVPALRSRLREAAAALLAALTLGEAALGWFHVRLGQTCVVVEPQSGKVLGGFALPLWIESEKLYALALLMAIIAVVARRHGDELRPLLAGAAAALAAGALAIGRPFTAPLPDFLAQYQGYLAAWGSGDARAAAQAFAAIEGSRQYFYNAWYMWVHPPLLFLSYGAFAVSFAATVLMVAHRRSSYEQTAYRWARLGYLPLTAGMVVGMPWAIIAWKGEAWWWSGKVNMSLMMWALYTAYLHGRLYLRRPGMWKIVAVLSAVAFVALVLTYLTTYLVPGVHSVA
- a CDS encoding PaaI family thioesterase; translation: MIRHAVRHAQNVSASCFCCGLENPAGLHAQFLETEADEVVVLFTPTREHQSYPGRLHGGVASALLDEAIGRAVSIRNAEAWGVTVDLSVRYRKPVPIGRPAILVARIDVDRGRIFEGSSEIVLENGDVAVQASGRYVRLPIERIAKGDVHAEWFPDPRPAPAYVELPDASEGARRA
- a CDS encoding GGDEF domain-containing response regulator encodes the protein MKRTAAHKGTVLIVEDSQTLRQMTQMTLEERGYTVLTANDGVGALQALAETIPDIIVLDINLPDIDGFEVCKRVKADPRTRYVPVIMATGLGRSGFEVMSIESGADDFIAKPIDPLVLDARIEMVVRRMRRERFANALTGLPSNALTEERLGFLLARRKPFAVIFFDIDDFRAFNVRYGHARGDLLIRHVAEVVLEAVNFAECGDAFVGHLGGDDFVVTCDPEKAEEVARNAVAAFDSSVLDFYEDEDRESGGFVITDRTGEKKRFGPLALSAAVVPVVERFPTSVIELMDEGHDLLEYAKQQPGSFVAVERRGIGRG
- a CDS encoding MoaD/ThiS family protein — translated: MDGSQVVRARLFGALRTWALERGKPATLEVAVPSGGMMARDMARQAGLPLDLIEGVFVDGRVYGADRVIFPGQRVAFVPKGTPGPHRVFLGLYDAGKRESWT
- a CDS encoding amidohydrolase family protein, whose amino-acid sequence is MTERDRVRVPADRLPAYRVIDFHTHVFPEDVAGRALAGMIDRTHMRAYYDGTLAGLLAEMDRAGVGVSVLAPVATKPSQVRSINDWTASRTSWRIRALGAIHPGLENAVEELERLAALGLVGIKLHPEFQSFHPEDERMRSVYDACGRLGLIVLFHAGEDPNFETVSGEPQTFARLAERHPETTFVLAHMGGYRMWDEAVRILAGAPVYLDTSHATEFFKPAEFRDLVKAYGADRVLFASDGPWTDAAAALQAVRSCGLDPQDVERIVWSNAASLLGMD